A stretch of Hippoglossus hippoglossus isolate fHipHip1 chromosome 20, fHipHip1.pri, whole genome shotgun sequence DNA encodes these proteins:
- the dipk1c gene encoding divergent protein kinase domain 1C isoform X1, with protein sequence MLPGGVVSGGGGRGGGRMCLLRWLGLRLWSRRGTLVFALLWFGSWLFLNGLVLVHRSIMSDYCTDDKSKRILQRLCLEFGDGSVTGDMCEDLCVLGLVEYKRCLYYENGKKVIEARWRGKPIILKSKLENFSSYEPLGILDYQDTAEELSPLDVVFYATLEVRNSLGLAEEDEDEEGGGGSNSSLAKLWGKKLKNQDKSFSRAELASLWSLLQQEEYTFLRVLQDLSVHVAKVLGSCGHFYAVEFLSAGHAWDQNIFSLEDVSGLRGQDQGGARGRWTAREMVHRIALSFLDMVWHFDNDFTHKLHLCDIKPENFAIRTDLTVVAIDVDMAFFEPKMRDILDQNCSSDDDCNFFDCSSRCILSKRKCSPRRRNSNLQVICEKIFRPWFSPTLLGAKAGLPLQVELQRAVQECSETDGGVEEKEEDAAGGAAGGGRDVHQRLLNILTRLLQDGGASSERGGAQEEKDHGALNF encoded by the exons ATGCTCCCTGGAGGAGTGGTGTCAGGTGGAGGGGGTCGGGGCGGGGGCAGGATGTGCCTGCTCAGGTGGCTGGGCCTCCGGCTGTGGTCCCGCCGGGGGACCCTGGTGTTCGCGCTGCTCTGGTTCGGCTCCTGGTTGTTCCTGAACGGCCTGGTTCTGGTGCACAGGAGCATCATGTCCGACTACTGCACCGATGACAAGAGCAAGAGGATCCTGCAGAGACTG TGTCTGGAGTTTGGCGACGGCTCGGTGACGGGGGACATGTGCGAGGACCTGTGCGTGCTCGGCTTGGTCGAGTACAAGCGCTGCCTCTACTACGAGAACGGGAAGAAGGTGATCGAGGCTCGATGGAGAGGAAAACCCATCATCCTGAAGTCCAAGCTGGAGAACTTCTCCTCGTACGAGCCTCTGGGAATACTGGACTACCAG GACACAGCCGAGGAGCTCTCCCCTCTCGATGTGGTTTTCTACGCCACTCTCGAA GTACGGAACTCGCTGGGGCTGgctgaggaagacgaggatgaggaaggaggaggaggaagtaaCAGCTCTCTGGCCAAACTTTGGGGGAAGAAGCTGAAAAACCAAGACAAGAGTTTCTCCAGAGCAGAGCTGGCGTCCCTGTGGTccctgctgcagcaggaggagtaCACCTTCCTCAG AGTCCTGCAGGACCTCAGCGTCCACGTGGCGAAGGTTTTGGGCTCCTGCGGTCACTTCTACGCCGTGGAGTTCCTGTCTGCCGGACACGCCTGGGACCAGAACATCTTCTCCCTGGAGGACGTCTCTGGGCTGCGGGGTCAGGACCAAGGCGGAGCCCGCGGGAGGTGGACGGCCCGGGAGATGGTGCATCGCATCGCGCTGAGTTTTCTGGACATGGTTTGGCACTTTGACAACGACTTCACCCACAAACTGCACCTGTGTGACATCAAACCGGAGAACTTCGCCATCAGGACGGACCTGACG GTTGTGGCGATAGATGTGGACATGGCGTTCTTTGAGCCCAAAATGAGGGACATCCTGGACCAGAACTGCAGCAGCGACGACGACTGCAACTTCTTCGACTGCTCGTCCAGATGCATCCTGAGCAAACGCAAGTGCAGCCCCCGGCGCCGCAACAGCAACCTGCAG GTGATTTGTGAGAAGATTTTCCGACCCTGGTTTTCTCCGACTCTGCTCGGGGCCAAAGCAGGGCTCCCTCTGCAG GTGGAGCTGCAGCGAGCGGTGCAGGAGTGTTCGGAAACAGACGGAggtgtggaggaaaaagaagaggatgcagcaggaggagcagcaggaggcggcaGAGACGTCCATCAGCGTCTCCTCAACATCCTGACCCGCCTCCTCCAGGATGGAGGGGCTTCAAGTGAGCGAGGAGGagcacaggaagagaaagatcACGGGGCACTGAACTTCTGA
- the dipk1c gene encoding divergent protein kinase domain 1C isoform X2 — protein sequence MCEDLCVLGLVEYKRCLYYENGKKVIEARWRGKPIILKSKLENFSSYEPLGILDYQDTAEELSPLDVVFYATLEVRNSLGLAEEDEDEEGGGGSNSSLAKLWGKKLKNQDKSFSRAELASLWSLLQQEEYTFLRVLQDLSVHVAKVLGSCGHFYAVEFLSAGHAWDQNIFSLEDVSGLRGQDQGGARGRWTAREMVHRIALSFLDMVWHFDNDFTHKLHLCDIKPENFAIRTDLTVVAIDVDMAFFEPKMRDILDQNCSSDDDCNFFDCSSRCILSKRKCSPRRRNSNLQVICEKIFRPWFSPTLLGAKAGLPLQVELQRAVQECSETDGGVEEKEEDAAGGAAGGGRDVHQRLLNILTRLLQDGGASSERGGAQEEKDHGALNF from the exons ATGTGCGAGGACCTGTGCGTGCTCGGCTTGGTCGAGTACAAGCGCTGCCTCTACTACGAGAACGGGAAGAAGGTGATCGAGGCTCGATGGAGAGGAAAACCCATCATCCTGAAGTCCAAGCTGGAGAACTTCTCCTCGTACGAGCCTCTGGGAATACTGGACTACCAG GACACAGCCGAGGAGCTCTCCCCTCTCGATGTGGTTTTCTACGCCACTCTCGAA GTACGGAACTCGCTGGGGCTGgctgaggaagacgaggatgaggaaggaggaggaggaagtaaCAGCTCTCTGGCCAAACTTTGGGGGAAGAAGCTGAAAAACCAAGACAAGAGTTTCTCCAGAGCAGAGCTGGCGTCCCTGTGGTccctgctgcagcaggaggagtaCACCTTCCTCAG AGTCCTGCAGGACCTCAGCGTCCACGTGGCGAAGGTTTTGGGCTCCTGCGGTCACTTCTACGCCGTGGAGTTCCTGTCTGCCGGACACGCCTGGGACCAGAACATCTTCTCCCTGGAGGACGTCTCTGGGCTGCGGGGTCAGGACCAAGGCGGAGCCCGCGGGAGGTGGACGGCCCGGGAGATGGTGCATCGCATCGCGCTGAGTTTTCTGGACATGGTTTGGCACTTTGACAACGACTTCACCCACAAACTGCACCTGTGTGACATCAAACCGGAGAACTTCGCCATCAGGACGGACCTGACG GTTGTGGCGATAGATGTGGACATGGCGTTCTTTGAGCCCAAAATGAGGGACATCCTGGACCAGAACTGCAGCAGCGACGACGACTGCAACTTCTTCGACTGCTCGTCCAGATGCATCCTGAGCAAACGCAAGTGCAGCCCCCGGCGCCGCAACAGCAACCTGCAG GTGATTTGTGAGAAGATTTTCCGACCCTGGTTTTCTCCGACTCTGCTCGGGGCCAAAGCAGGGCTCCCTCTGCAG GTGGAGCTGCAGCGAGCGGTGCAGGAGTGTTCGGAAACAGACGGAggtgtggaggaaaaagaagaggatgcagcaggaggagcagcaggaggcggcaGAGACGTCCATCAGCGTCTCCTCAACATCCTGACCCGCCTCCTCCAGGATGGAGGGGCTTCAAGTGAGCGAGGAGGagcacaggaagagaaagatcACGGGGCACTGAACTTCTGA
- the tubb6 gene encoding tubulin beta-5 chain, translating to MREIVHIQAGQCGNQIGTKFWEVISDEHGIDPAGNYVGDSALQLDRVNVYYNEASSHKYVPRAVLVDLEPGTMDSVRSGAFGQLFRPDNFIFGQTGAGNNWAKGHYTEGAELVDSVLDVVRKECEHCDCLQGFQLTHSLGGGTGSGMGTLLISKIREEYPDRIMNTFSVMPSPKVSDTVVEPYNATLSVHQLVENTDETYCIDNEALYDICFRTLKLTTPTYGDLNHLVSATMSGVTTSLRFPGQLNADLRKLAVNMVPFPRLHFFMPGFAPLTARGSQQYRALTVPELTQQMFDARNMMAACDPRHGRYLTVATVFRGPMSMKEVDEQMLNVQNKNSSYFVEWIPNNVKVAVCDIAPRGLKMAATFIGNSTAIQELFKRISEQFSAMFRRKAFLHWFTGEGMDEMEFTEAESNMNDLVSEYQQYQDATANDGEENFEDEEDEIND from the exons TTTTGGGAAGTGATCAGCGATGAGCACGGCATCGACCCTGCGGGAAACTACGTGGGTGACTCGGCTCTTCAGCTGGACAGGGTCAACGTCTACTACAACGAGGCGTCCT cacataAATACGTCCCCCGGGCAGTGCTGGTCGACCTGGAACCAGGAACCATGGACAGTGTTCGCTCAGGAGCCTTCGGACAACTCTTCAGACCGGACAACTTCATCTTCG GTCAGACAGGTGCGGGGAACAACTGGGCCAAAGGTCATTACACGGAGGGGGCGGAGCTCGTGGACTCGGTCCTGGACGTAGTGAGGAAGGAGTGTGAGCACTGCGACTGTCTCCAG GGTTTCCAGCTGACGCACTCTCTGGGGGGCGGCACCGGCTCAGGCATGGGCACCCTGCTGATCAGCAAGATCCGAGAGGAATACCCCGACCGGATCATGAACACCTTCAGCGTCATGCCCTCCCCTAAG GTGTCGGACACCGTTGTGGAGCCCTACAACGCCACCCTGTCGGTCCACCAGCTGGTCGAAAACACAGACGAGACCTACTGCATTGACAACGAGGCCCTGTATGACATCTGCTTCCGCACGCTTAAACTCACGACACCAACCTACGGGGACCTCAACCATCTGGTGTCAGCCACCATGAGCGGTGTGACGACCTCGCTCCGTTTCCCCGGACAGCTCAACGCGGATCTCCGCAAGCTGGCCGTCAACATGGTGCCTTTCCCTCGACTCCACTTCTTCATGCCGGGGTTCGCTCCTCTGACGGCGAGGGGCAGCCAGCAGTATCGAGCCCTGACCGTTCCCGAGCTCACCCAGCAGATGTTTGATGCCAGGAACATGATGGCAGCCTGCGACCCTCGCCACGGCCGCTACCTGACCGTCGCCACTGTCTTCCGCGGGCCCATGTCCATGAAGGAGGTGGACGAGCAGATGCTGAACGTCCAGAACAAGAACAGCAGCTACTTCGTGGAGTGGATCCCCAACAACGTCAAGGTGGCTGTCTGCGACATCGCTCCCCGGGGGCTCAAGATGGCCGCCACCTTCATTGGCAACAGCACGGCCATTCAGGAGCTGTTCAAGAGGATCTCTGAGCAGTTCTCGGCCATGTTCCGCCGAAAGGCCTTCCTGCACTGGTTCACGGGCGAGGGCATGGACGAGATGGAGTTCACGGAGGCGGAGAGCAACATGAACGACCTGGTGTCCGAGTACCAGCAGTACCAGGACGCCACCGCCAACGACGGAGAGGAGAACTTtgaggacgaggaggatgagATCAACGACTGA